A single window of Acidobacteriota bacterium DNA harbors:
- a CDS encoding NADH-quinone oxidoreductase subunit M: protein MDFQNLPLLTIITFFPVFGILILLFVQREKEKEIKWIANIVAGLNFLISLLLLLYFDPSLSGMQFVEKVSWIPAIGVQYFMGIDGISLLLVLLTTLLSFISVLCSWGGITERLKEFYILLLLLETGMIGVFVSLDFILFYVFWEIVLVPMYFLIGIWGTYNKLYAAIKFFLYTLFGSVLMLLGILALYFIHGGTTGDYTFDALKMMEFNFDPKAQFWIFLAFFFGFAIKVPMFPFHTWLPDAHTEAPTAGSVLLAGILLKMGTYGFIRFSLPILPDASKKFIPLMVFLAIVAIIYGALVSMMQKDWKRLVAYSSVSHMGFVMLGMFAMTPVGIKGSVLQMVNHGISTGALFMIVGNVYDRRHTRMISDYEGLAKIMPLYSAVFAIMMFSSIGLPGLNGFIGEFMILVGTFQVKWLWAALAATGIVLGAAYMLWLYQRVMLGTIKNEKNLEMKDLNLIEFASFVPLIILAFWIGIYPKPYIKAMDASVTKIVERVQPDFLSKKASVGFPINISPTNHLLIKPTKKSHISYTPSGLERLKNKNIGEKDAVLDSR from the coding sequence ATGGATTTTCAAAATTTGCCGTTATTAACAATAATTACATTTTTTCCTGTATTTGGAATACTTATACTCCTATTTGTGCAGCGAGAGAAAGAAAAAGAAATAAAATGGATTGCTAACATAGTTGCAGGTTTGAATTTTTTAATTTCCCTTCTTTTGCTCCTTTATTTTGATCCCTCTTTGTCAGGAATGCAGTTTGTGGAAAAAGTCAGCTGGATTCCAGCGATTGGAGTTCAATACTTTATGGGAATTGATGGAATAAGTCTTCTTCTTGTCCTCCTTACAACTCTACTTTCATTCATAAGTGTTTTATGTTCATGGGGAGGAATAACTGAAAGATTAAAGGAGTTCTATATTCTCCTTCTTCTTTTAGAGACAGGAATGATTGGAGTTTTTGTTTCCCTTGATTTTATTCTCTTTTATGTATTCTGGGAGATCGTTCTCGTTCCGATGTATTTTCTGATTGGAATATGGGGAACTTACAACAAATTATATGCAGCGATAAAGTTTTTCCTTTATACCCTTTTTGGGTCAGTTCTAATGCTCCTCGGAATTCTGGCTCTTTACTTCATTCATGGAGGAACCACTGGAGATTACACCTTTGATGCTTTAAAAATGATGGAGTTTAATTTTGACCCAAAAGCTCAATTCTGGATATTCCTGGCATTTTTCTTCGGATTTGCAATAAAGGTTCCGATGTTTCCATTCCATACATGGTTGCCAGATGCTCATACTGAAGCTCCAACAGCTGGGTCAGTTCTTCTTGCAGGAATTCTCCTAAAAATGGGAACATATGGATTTATAAGGTTTTCCCTTCCAATCCTTCCTGACGCTTCGAAAAAATTTATCCCGTTGATGGTTTTTCTGGCGATAGTTGCGATAATCTATGGAGCTTTGGTTTCTATGATGCAGAAAGACTGGAAGAGGCTGGTCGCATATTCTTCAGTGAGCCATATGGGGTTTGTGATGCTCGGTATGTTTGCAATGACTCCTGTTGGAATCAAGGGAAGTGTTCTTCAAATGGTGAATCATGGAATAAGCACAGGGGCTCTATTTATGATTGTAGGAAATGTTTATGACAGACGTCATACGAGGATGATTTCTGATTATGAAGGCCTTGCTAAAATTATGCCTTTATATTCTGCAGTTTTTGCAATCATGATGTTTTCATCGATTGGATTACCAGGACTTAACGGATTTATAGGTGAATTTATGATTTTAGTTGGGACTTTTCAGGTTAAATGGCTATGGGCTGCTTTAGCAGCAACTGGAATTGTACTCGGAGCTGCATACATGCTCTGGCTCTATCAGAGAGTGATGCTCGGTACGATAAAAAATGAAAAAAATCTGGAGATGAAAGATTTGAACTTGATAGAGTTTGCATCATTTGTGCCGTTGATTATTCTTGCATTCTGGATCGGAATCTATCCAAAGCCTTACATAAAGGCAATGGATGCTTCAGTGACAAAAATTGTTGAAAGGGTTCAACCCGATTTCCTTTCAAAAAAAGCATCAGTGGGTTTTCCCATAAATATTTCCCCAACCAATCATCTTCTCATAAAGCCCACTAAAAAAAGTCATATAAGTTACACGCCATCAGGATTGGAAAGATTAAAAAATAAAAATATTGGAGAAAAAGATGCTGTCCTCGATAGCAGGTGA
- a CDS encoding NADH-quinone oxidoreductase subunit N encodes MLSSIAGDLGSILSEIFLSIVSFLILILDPFLSKEKKRIVPYIALSGLAISFFILFFQKKGESFFFEALTLDNFSLFFKSIFLISSVIAILFSIRFLNDEKFQLSEYYFFILLCTVGMMFMASSIDLISIFISYELMAISSYVLSGYLKKDLRSNEAGLKYFILGTLSTGIFLFGLSFVFGLSGNTSLKAISTNLVVLGKNPYLIFTMLIVSSALFFKIAAVPFHMWTPDVYEGAPTPVTLFISTGPKAASFAIFLRIFLEAFSSLSSEWRTLIAWVSFFTMTYGNFAALTQKSLKRMLAYSSIAHAGYILIGFAAGGDFGEPGILFYLLAYLFMNSAAFGLILFLKKGDKWGEDVDDFNGLAKNSLLFSFAIVIILMSLVGIPPTGGFFGKYFIFSSAIKEGLVWLAVAGVLNSAISLFYYFRIGQAVFMKEPSEEVKFSPSPSLSIALGIAVLAILILGIFPQPFAVLSKSSTLLP; translated from the coding sequence ATGCTGTCCTCGATAGCAGGTGATTTAGGTTCAATATTATCTGAAATTTTTTTATCGATTGTCTCTTTTTTAATATTGATTCTTGACCCATTTCTTTCAAAAGAAAAAAAGAGGATTGTCCCGTATATAGCCCTTTCAGGTCTGGCAATTTCATTTTTCATACTATTTTTTCAGAAAAAAGGTGAATCTTTTTTCTTTGAAGCTTTAACACTCGATAACTTTTCTCTTTTTTTTAAATCGATATTCCTTATTTCATCTGTTATTGCAATTTTATTCTCAATAAGATTTCTAAATGATGAGAAATTTCAGCTTTCCGAATACTATTTCTTTATTCTCCTGTGCACTGTGGGAATGATGTTTATGGCCTCCTCTATCGACTTAATTTCCATATTTATAAGTTATGAGCTTATGGCTATCAGTTCCTATGTTCTTTCAGGCTATCTGAAGAAAGATTTGAGGTCGAATGAAGCAGGCTTAAAATATTTTATCTTAGGGACTCTTTCTACTGGAATTTTTCTATTTGGACTTTCCTTTGTATTTGGATTATCAGGAAACACTTCTCTTAAAGCTATATCCACAAATTTAGTTGTCCTCGGAAAGAATCCATACCTTATATTCACAATGCTTATCGTTTCATCAGCTCTATTTTTTAAAATCGCTGCTGTTCCTTTTCACATGTGGACACCTGATGTGTATGAAGGAGCTCCAACTCCTGTAACTCTTTTTATTTCGACAGGCCCAAAAGCAGCCTCTTTTGCAATTTTTTTGAGGATATTCCTGGAAGCTTTCTCATCCTTAAGTAGCGAATGGAGAACACTCATTGCCTGGGTCTCTTTTTTTACGATGACATATGGAAATTTTGCAGCTTTAACTCAAAAGAGCTTGAAAAGGATGCTTGCATATTCATCGATAGCCCATGCAGGATATATACTTATAGGGTTTGCAGCAGGAGGAGACTTTGGGGAGCCAGGAATTTTATTCTACCTTCTTGCATACCTTTTCATGAACTCAGCTGCTTTTGGATTGATATTATTTTTGAAAAAGGGAGATAAATGGGGAGAAGATGTTGATGATTTCAATGGCCTTGCCAAGAATTCTCTTTTATTTTCTTTTGCGATAGTAATAATTTTAATGTCTCTTGTTGGAATCCCACCAACAGGAGGGTTTTTTGGAAAATATTTTATCTTCTCCTCTGCAATAAAAGAGGGACTTGTATGGCTTGCAGTTGCTGGGGTGTTGAATTCAGCAATATCTCTTTTCTATTATTTCAGAATCGGCCAGGCTGTTTTCATGAAAGAACCCTCAGAGGAGGTTAAATTCTCTCCATCCCCATCTCTATCCATAGCCTTAGGAATTGCAGTATTAGCCATTTTAATCTTAGGTATTTTCCCCCAGCCCTTTGCAGTCCTTTCAAAATCCTCCACCCTCCTCCCCTAA
- a CDS encoding RAMP superfamily CRISPR-associated protein, giving the protein MLKLKFKLKTALSISGYTSSLFFDKATARNEEGIPIIPATAIKGALRIEYERIFPNDSDTDLIFGNENRESILRFENGDLSGESVEFFKKSKLMCSIGYTSRIGVAISRKLRTSKEEYLFNFETTAPFLGNLLFEAQVKNEEHFDSSIKDKFLRYLNILKKIGIFIGGDKSRGCGYFEFDFEEVLSPPKDKNRQITKLSTYIIRLIPEEEFRVSFLKPREFLYESINYIPGSTLRGALAKKWIEEYGKDDIFSDTFLKNPIHLTHFYPSIGKVISKPIPLSARCCKAFPGLGIRAPSSSWKTEASHGIRDMLIESFIFKKLKENGVNVFLSDFERCNYCNNPLDAIEGFYVWISESPQKIPVQSHFETKLKLDRKLMAAEEGNLYSYEVWDKKIKAQRGFTEYSFVGLMDGKDTEVIQKISDITEIFVGGGRSRGFGKMKIEVSSYPEEGIKEKLEEFNQKLKNRIEDIRGNLNIAGEDLFGFDKKTYFSITLFSDIILPFNKSLHELLKDKIDQNLNIEAGFLRSGIAGGYNFALNIRKELRTTISKGSVLLLSTEMKRDGLIGKLKDIEKEGLGLRIYEGFGKVFFGDKFHLLFGQK; this is encoded by the coding sequence ATGTTAAAATTAAAATTTAAATTAAAAACCGCTCTTTCTATTAGTGGGTATACCTCTTCTTTATTTTTTGATAAGGCCACTGCCAGAAATGAAGAAGGAATTCCGATAATTCCTGCCACTGCAATAAAGGGTGCTTTAAGGATAGAGTATGAGCGTATTTTTCCAAATGACTCAGATACAGATTTAATCTTTGGTAATGAAAATAGAGAATCTATACTTCGTTTCGAAAATGGTGATCTTTCTGGAGAGTCAGTAGAATTCTTTAAAAAAAGCAAATTAATGTGTTCCATAGGTTATACCTCTCGTATAGGAGTAGCAATCTCGAGAAAGCTGAGAACATCAAAAGAAGAATATCTATTTAATTTCGAAACAACCGCACCTTTTTTAGGGAATCTCTTATTTGAAGCTCAAGTTAAAAATGAGGAACATTTTGATAGCTCTATTAAAGATAAGTTTTTAAGATACCTAAATATTCTTAAAAAAATAGGAATTTTTATTGGTGGTGATAAATCCCGTGGCTGTGGTTATTTTGAATTCGATTTTGAAGAAGTTTTATCACCTCCTAAAGACAAAAACAGACAAATAACAAAATTAAGTACCTATATAATCCGATTGATTCCAGAAGAGGAATTTCGAGTAAGTTTTTTGAAACCAAGGGAATTTCTCTATGAATCTATTAACTATATTCCAGGCTCTACATTGCGTGGCGCATTAGCGAAAAAATGGATTGAGGAATATGGCAAGGATGATATATTTTCCGATACATTTCTTAAAAACCCTATTCATCTTACCCATTTTTATCCCTCCATAGGAAAAGTTATTTCAAAACCAATTCCTCTTTCTGCTCGGTGCTGTAAAGCATTTCCAGGGTTAGGGATTCGGGCCCCCTCCAGCAGTTGGAAAACCGAAGCTTCTCATGGCATAAGGGATATGTTGATAGAAAGTTTTATCTTTAAAAAACTTAAGGAAAATGGGGTCAATGTGTTTCTTTCTGATTTTGAAAGGTGTAATTACTGCAATAATCCACTTGATGCAATCGAGGGTTTCTATGTATGGATTAGCGAATCTCCTCAAAAAATACCAGTGCAGAGCCATTTTGAAACCAAACTCAAGTTAGACCGAAAGCTTATGGCAGCTGAGGAAGGAAACCTTTATTCCTACGAGGTCTGGGATAAAAAGATAAAAGCCCAAAGAGGATTTACCGAATATTCCTTTGTAGGTCTAATGGATGGAAAAGATACAGAGGTAATTCAGAAAATATCTGATATTACAGAAATATTTGTGGGTGGAGGAAGAAGCCGTGGCTTTGGCAAAATGAAAATAGAGGTAAGCTCTTATCCAGAGGAAGGAATTAAGGAAAAATTAGAAGAATTCAATCAAAAACTTAAAAATAGGATTGAAGATATTAGGGGGAATTTAAACATTGCCGGCGAAGATCTATTTGGATTTGATAAGAAAACCTATTTTTCCATTACCCTATTTTCAGATATTATTCTTCCCTTTAATAAAAGCCTGCATGAGCTGTTAAAAGATAAGATCGACCAAAATCTTAACATAGAAGCTGGTTTTCTCAGAAGTGGAATTGCTGGTGGATATAATTTTGCCCTGAATATCAGGAAAGAATTAAGAACAACGATTTCTAAGGGTAGTGTTTTACTCTTATCTACAGAAATGAAAAGGGACGGGCTTATTGGCAAGCTCAAAGATATAGAAAAAGAAGGCTTAGGCTTAAGAATATACGAAGGCTTTGGCAAGGTTTTTTTTGGTGATAAGTTTCATTTATTATTTGGACAAAAATAA
- the csx7 gene encoding CRISPR-associated RAMP protein Csx7 — MRKDLSKLERIVKLEGCIEVLSALHIGKGRAIDAGALSDMPVIKDFPGYPFIPGSSFKGVVRSFIESFIRGFNSPNIKTCNLIDEDHTNCIDPKDESVKNMSPEKKLEKLCTVCGIFGHPLVASRIRFLDLPVKKDTWHELMLQIRDGVVIDRESGVAKEGGKYDFETIPAGVKFKLEVFIENPENWELGLLFFAIDSFNNGYGFLGGNASRGLGKVKINIEKCTEATPQTLIDRKIEEINVEEFKKKCLEELKKKAGGDNAKSGS, encoded by the coding sequence GTGAGAAAAGACCTTAGTAAATTAGAAAGAATTGTAAAACTTGAAGGATGCATTGAGGTTTTATCAGCCCTTCATATTGGAAAAGGAAGAGCAATTGACGCAGGTGCTTTAAGTGATATGCCAGTTATTAAAGATTTCCCAGGTTATCCTTTCATTCCAGGTTCTTCATTTAAGGGTGTTGTTCGCTCATTTATTGAATCCTTTATCCGTGGCTTTAATTCTCCTAATATTAAAACCTGTAATCTTATAGATGAAGACCACACTAATTGTATTGATCCAAAGGATGAATCAGTTAAAAACATGTCCCCCGAGAAAAAGTTAGAAAAACTCTGTACTGTCTGCGGAATTTTTGGGCATCCTTTGGTCGCCTCAAGGATTCGTTTCCTTGACCTTCCAGTTAAAAAAGACACCTGGCATGAGCTAATGTTACAAATCAGAGATGGTGTAGTAATAGACAGAGAGTCAGGAGTAGCAAAAGAAGGAGGAAAATATGATTTTGAAACAATACCTGCAGGTGTAAAATTTAAGTTAGAAGTTTTTATAGAAAATCCCGAGAATTGGGAGTTAGGTCTCCTATTTTTTGCCATCGATAGTTTTAATAATGGTTACGGGTTTTTAGGAGGCAATGCATCAAGAGGCTTAGGAAAGGTAAAAATTAATATTGAAAAATGCACGGAAGCAACTCCTCAGACCCTTATTGATAGAAAGATTGAGGAAATAAATGTGGAAGAGTTCAAGAAAAAATGTCTTGAAGAGTTAAAGAAAAAAGCTGGAGGTGACAATGCAAAATCTGGGTCTTAA
- a CDS encoding RAMP superfamily CRISPR-associated protein, whose protein sequence is MQNLGLKAIYNQVNLLLKITPVTPFLIKSGETLDPTKPDMEFIRLKTSFVPQGVVYIPGSSIKGVIRSCAERILRTSNLDVCNIVEEKIEEEDKSCSAFYRQYINVIKEKRERQNYLESITLRPLKKYLSSIVNIPEPPEKLFYSGHCYACRTFGSTNIASRVFFTDIFPWGFGISEQEKKKIATEIENKYIQIRPGVSIDRRKGSVKHGPFELEIITGGNFYGEVLIKNYQLWQLSLLFLAFSEIDEGFQKIGYGKTRGLGKVNLKVEELKIEQFGMLKNDSKIRGIGYIKDLIKKYDLLEEDEILLDGIKSEPLTFSSQFILKEEKVITKFKEEALKIFSKLVEEKGKEDER, encoded by the coding sequence ATGCAAAATCTGGGTCTTAAAGCAATTTATAATCAAGTAAATTTACTTTTAAAGATAACGCCAGTGACACCCTTTTTAATAAAAAGCGGTGAAACCCTCGACCCTACGAAACCCGATATGGAATTCATTCGTCTAAAAACATCCTTTGTTCCTCAAGGGGTAGTTTATATTCCTGGTTCCAGTATTAAAGGAGTTATAAGAAGTTGCGCTGAAAGAATCCTTAGAACTTCGAATCTGGATGTATGCAATATAGTAGAGGAGAAAATTGAGGAGGAAGACAAAAGCTGTAGTGCATTCTACCGCCAATATATCAATGTTATCAAAGAAAAAAGAGAAAGACAGAACTATTTAGAATCAATAACCTTAAGGCCGCTGAAAAAATATCTCTCAAGCATTGTAAATATTCCGGAACCTCCTGAAAAACTTTTCTATTCTGGTCATTGTTATGCCTGTAGAACTTTCGGCTCTACTAACATTGCATCTCGAGTTTTCTTTACCGACATTTTTCCTTGGGGATTTGGAATTTCTGAACAAGAAAAGAAAAAAATTGCAACAGAAATTGAGAATAAATATATCCAGATAAGACCAGGCGTCTCTATAGACCGAAGGAAAGGTTCTGTGAAGCATGGTCCTTTTGAGTTGGAAATAATTACAGGGGGGAATTTTTATGGAGAGGTATTGATAAAAAATTACCAACTCTGGCAATTGTCTCTGCTTTTTCTAGCATTCTCAGAGATTGACGAGGGCTTCCAGAAAATTGGTTATGGCAAGACAAGAGGTCTTGGGAAAGTAAATTTAAAAGTAGAAGAACTCAAAATAGAGCAATTCGGAATGCTAAAGAATGATTCAAAAATTCGTGGGATAGGTTATATCAAAGACCTCATAAAGAAATACGACCTTTTGGAAGAGGATGAAATTCTATTAGATGGAATTAAGTCCGAACCCCTGACATTTTCAAGCCAGTTTATCCTTAAGGAAGAAAAAGTAATCACGAAATTTAAAGAAGAAGCTCTAAAGATTTTTTCTAAGTTAGTGGAGGAAAAAGGTAAAGAAGATGAAAGGTAA
- a CDS encoding RAMP superfamily CRISPR-associated protein: protein MNKKYCYDKQDPQSKTFDYYCVEIIPIEKLPFVEHSFIHKNNFSGQLFIRIIAESDLFIGAGEAEVKNNKQVIKFARVGDKIVIPGSSLKGTIRIYSEALSPSCLDANCDGDDFCPTCRIFGAKNYQGRIFFNDTISSNAKSKEAVEIFQRWGPREWKACEGRKFYFFDHPNLSQGRKERIETIKKDAQFDSSIEFTNFENWELGLFLLSMGCDKNHMFSLKLGGAKNRKHGKVRIELDARKSLCIKGESYSKRWLGNKLPQTDFQSFITEYWNKCGEWNIKTKVEAIIRKFQKGAPDEIKI, encoded by the coding sequence ATGAATAAAAAGTATTGTTATGATAAACAAGATCCCCAGTCTAAAACATTTGACTATTATTGTGTGGAGATCATCCCAATTGAAAAATTGCCTTTTGTGGAACATAGCTTTATCCATAAGAACAATTTTTCAGGCCAACTGTTTATCCGCATTATAGCAGAAAGTGATTTATTTATCGGCGCAGGTGAAGCCGAAGTTAAAAATAATAAGCAAGTTATCAAATTCGCAAGGGTAGGCGATAAAATAGTAATTCCAGGCTCCTCCCTGAAAGGGACCATAAGAATTTATTCCGAAGCTCTTTCTCCTTCCTGTCTTGATGCGAATTGTGATGGCGATGATTTTTGCCCTACCTGTCGCATCTTTGGAGCAAAAAATTATCAAGGAAGAATATTTTTCAATGACACTATATCTTCTAATGCAAAATCAAAAGAAGCGGTGGAAATATTTCAAAGATGGGGTCCTCGAGAATGGAAAGCTTGTGAAGGACGAAAATTTTACTTCTTCGATCACCCTAATCTTTCGCAGGGGAGAAAAGAGAGGATTGAAACAATAAAGAAAGATGCTCAATTTGACTCCTCTATAGAATTTACAAACTTTGAAAATTGGGAATTAGGTTTGTTTCTTCTATCGATGGGATGCGATAAAAACCACATGTTTTCTTTAAAATTAGGAGGAGCTAAAAATCGAAAGCATGGAAAGGTGAGAATAGAATTAGATGCAAGAAAAAGCTTATGCATTAAGGGTGAAAGTTATTCTAAGCGATGGCTTGGAAATAAGCTTCCTCAGACTGATTTCCAATCTTTTATAACAGAATATTGGAACAAATGTGGAGAGTGGAATATTAAAACTAAGGTAGAAGCAATAATAAGAAAATTTCAAAAGGGAGCACCTGATGAAATCAAAATCTAA
- a CDS encoding DUF2283 domain-containing protein, translated as MKIKYDPQVDAAYISFKKGPMQVTTIRLTEDVAIDFGPNEEIVGIEILDASEHLEIQKDKPRVELENIQPE; from the coding sequence ATGAAAATAAAGTATGATCCACAGGTGGATGCAGCTTATATTTCTTTCAAGAAAGGTCCGATGCAGGTAACAACAATAAGGTTGACCGAAGATGTAGCCATTGATTTCGGCCCAAATGAAGAAATTGTAGGCATAGAGATCCTTGATGCTTCTGAACACTTAGAAATACAAAAGGATAAGCCACGAGTAGAATTGGAAAATATTCAGCCTGAGTAG
- the udp gene encoding uridine phosphorylase has translation MPPHRYVYHLDLDEEKIQGAKYVLLPGDPFRSEAIAEEIAKAYNTKAEKLAWKREYCTYLTEIKDIKVLVTSTGIGGPAASIAIDELAQLGVNTFIRVGTTGAIQPRINIGDVIITSGSVRLDGASTHYAPIEYPAVAHHKVLFALIEAAKNLMNNLKNQFHVGITVSSDTFYPGQERYDSSSKYVLRKFQGMTEEWRKLRALNYEMESSTVLTICSALGLRGGCVTGVIVNRTKEEKITKKGLDLGESNAIKVAIRAMEFLVMKEK, from the coding sequence ATGCCTCCTCATCGTTATGTTTATCATTTAGACTTAGATGAAGAGAAAATCCAGGGTGCAAAGTATGTGCTTCTACCAGGGGATCCTTTCCGGTCAGAAGCGATTGCTGAGGAGATTGCCAAAGCTTACAATACAAAAGCAGAGAAATTAGCCTGGAAAAGAGAATATTGCACATATCTAACTGAAATTAAGGATATAAAGGTTCTTGTTACTTCAACTGGAATTGGAGGGCCGGCCGCCTCAATTGCTATTGATGAGTTGGCTCAACTAGGTGTTAATACATTCATTCGAGTGGGAACAACTGGAGCCATACAACCTCGTATAAATATTGGGGATGTCATAATTACCTCAGGTTCTGTGCGGCTTGATGGAGCCTCAACTCATTATGCTCCGATAGAATACCCTGCAGTTGCCCATCATAAGGTGTTATTCGCTTTGATTGAAGCTGCTAAAAATCTCATGAATAACTTAAAAAATCAATTTCATGTCGGGATAACTGTATCATCGGATACCTTCTACCCTGGCCAGGAACGCTATGATTCTTCTTCTAAATACGTATTAAGAAAATTTCAGGGCATGACCGAAGAATGGAGAAAACTACGCGCTTTAAATTATGAGATGGAATCTTCAACTGTTCTCACCATTTGCAGTGCTTTAGGACTGAGAGGGGGATGTGTAACAGGTGTGATAGTGAATCGCACAAAGGAAGAAAAAATTACAAAAAAGGGTTTAGATTTGGGCGAAAGTAATGCTATCAAGGTAGCTATAAGAGCAATGGAATTTCTTGTTATGAAAGAAAAATAA
- a CDS encoding TIGR02710 family CRISPR-associated CARF protein, translated as MAKYLIMTLGTGEGVEHGLAKSIKSLNPDCIIFLASSRSQSLLERLKPFVPEISSRFQPLHFVRNEDDVEKCAEEAKKIILELVNQGIPIENIDADFTSGTKAMTAGLSIAASSLGVERLVYVTGERDPITGRVITGTERVLIIYPTKLSIDNKRRQLKLFFNKRLFEAGLALCDEILKSSNLPDIQKEFLFWESLFETYWYWDRFDHIKANEIIKTLSKEQIQEIQIDISKNKELLNRISMKLKDFNEKVKSKGKDLTEEEKTELLILKFSPELLSDLIINAERRAEEGKYDDAVARLYRVVEMIAQIALAKKGKDTSNLKPEEIPQELHPSFPEFSFSKKAIAVGIERGFQLLKALGDERADQYLKNEYLKNLLHSRNNSILAHGIASVGKETYENLKEETLKLANSFIPELEKFHLLEKALFPEIKAII; from the coding sequence ATGGCCAAATATCTGATTATGACCTTAGGAACCGGAGAAGGGGTGGAACATGGATTGGCTAAATCTATAAAGAGCCTTAACCCCGATTGCATTATCTTCCTTGCCAGTTCTCGAAGTCAAAGCCTCCTTGAAAGATTGAAACCTTTTGTTCCTGAAATCTCATCTCGCTTTCAGCCTCTTCATTTTGTAAGAAATGAAGATGATGTGGAGAAATGTGCTGAAGAGGCAAAAAAGATCATTCTTGAATTGGTCAACCAAGGTATTCCCATAGAAAATATCGATGCTGATTTTACAAGCGGAACAAAAGCTATGACAGCAGGGCTCAGTATCGCTGCATCTTCTCTGGGGGTGGAAAGATTAGTCTATGTGACAGGAGAGAGAGACCCAATTACAGGTAGAGTAATTACAGGAACAGAGAGAGTTTTGATAATTTATCCAACAAAACTGAGTATCGATAATAAGAGGCGTCAGCTTAAGCTCTTTTTTAATAAAAGGTTATTTGAGGCTGGCCTTGCATTGTGTGATGAGATTTTAAAATCCTCCAATCTTCCTGATATACAGAAAGAGTTTTTATTCTGGGAATCCCTTTTTGAGACCTACTGGTACTGGGATAGATTTGACCACATTAAGGCGAATGAGATAATAAAAACTTTATCCAAAGAACAGATACAGGAAATTCAAATAGACATTTCTAAAAATAAAGAACTTCTGAATAGAATTTCGATGAAACTTAAGGATTTTAATGAAAAGGTTAAATCAAAAGGAAAGGATTTAACTGAAGAAGAAAAGACAGAACTTCTTATATTAAAATTCTCCCCAGAGCTTCTTTCTGATTTGATTATCAATGCAGAACGTCGGGCTGAAGAAGGAAAATATGATGATGCTGTGGCAAGGCTTTACAGGGTTGTGGAAATGATAGCACAAATTGCTTTAGCCAAAAAAGGAAAAGATACATCCAATTTAAAACCTGAAGAAATTCCTCAGGAGCTTCATCCCTCTTTCCCTGAATTCTCCTTTTCTAAAAAAGCTATTGCAGTCGGCATTGAAAGAGGTTTCCAGCTACTAAAAGCTTTAGGAGATGAAAGGGCAGATCAATATCTAAAAAATGAGTATTTAAAGAACCTTCTTCACTCTCGAAATAACTCTATTTTAGCTCATGGAATTGCTTCTGTAGGGAAAGAGACTTACGAAAATTTAAAAGAGGAGACTCTAAAATTGGCAAATTCTTTTATTCCTGAATTAGAGAAATTCCATCTTCTTGAAAAGGCTTTATTTCCAGAGATAAAGGCGATAATTTAA